The following proteins come from a genomic window of Streptomyces sp. NBC_00539:
- a CDS encoding NCS2 family permease, which translates to MSTSAPAAAPTNATDRFFKISERGSTMAREVRGGFATFFAMAYIIVLNPIILSSAKDMYGHQLDGGQLVTATVLTAAFSTLLMGVIGNVPIALAAGLGVNTVVALQLAPRMSWPDAMGMVVLAGFVVMLLVATGLRERVMNAVPLGLRKGIAIGIGLFIMLIGLVDSGFVSRIPDLAHTTVPLQLGAGGHLHGWPVLIFALGVLLTLTLLIRKTPGAILISIVAMTVLAVVVQLVTDLPASAWGLTVPQWPGNPVAAPDFGLVGQVSLFGGFGKVGFLTGTLFVFTVLLSCFFDAMGTILGVGDEAKLTKPDGTFPGINRVLLVDGLAVASGGATSSSATTCFVESTAGVGEGARTGMANVVTGALFAVSLFLTPLATMVPSQAATPALVAVGFLILAGSVRDIDWSDFTIAVPAFLAMVMMPFTYSITNGIGIGFISFCTLRLTTGRARGVPVAMWVVAAVFVFYYAMPALGLT; encoded by the coding sequence ATGAGCACCTCGGCACCCGCCGCGGCCCCCACCAACGCCACGGACCGCTTCTTCAAGATCTCCGAGCGCGGTTCGACCATGGCCCGCGAGGTCCGCGGCGGTTTCGCGACCTTCTTCGCGATGGCCTACATCATCGTGCTGAACCCGATCATCCTCAGCAGCGCGAAGGACATGTACGGCCACCAGCTCGACGGCGGCCAGCTGGTCACCGCCACCGTCCTGACGGCCGCGTTCTCCACCCTCCTCATGGGCGTCATCGGCAACGTCCCGATCGCGCTCGCGGCCGGCCTCGGCGTCAACACCGTCGTCGCCCTCCAGCTCGCCCCCCGGATGAGCTGGCCCGACGCCATGGGCATGGTCGTCCTGGCCGGCTTCGTGGTGATGCTGCTGGTCGCCACCGGCCTGCGCGAGCGGGTCATGAACGCCGTCCCGCTGGGCCTGCGCAAGGGCATCGCGATCGGCATCGGCCTGTTCATCATGCTGATCGGCCTCGTCGACTCGGGCTTCGTCTCGCGCATCCCCGACCTCGCGCACACCACGGTGCCCCTCCAGCTCGGCGCCGGGGGCCACCTGCACGGCTGGCCCGTGCTGATCTTCGCGCTCGGGGTGCTGCTCACCCTGACCCTGCTGATCCGCAAGACGCCCGGCGCCATCCTGATCTCCATCGTGGCCATGACCGTGCTCGCGGTCGTCGTCCAGCTGGTCACCGACCTCCCGGCCTCGGCCTGGGGCCTGACCGTGCCGCAGTGGCCGGGCAACCCCGTGGCCGCACCCGACTTCGGGCTCGTCGGCCAGGTCAGCCTGTTCGGCGGCTTCGGCAAGGTCGGCTTCCTCACCGGCACCCTGTTCGTCTTCACCGTGCTGCTGTCCTGCTTCTTCGACGCGATGGGCACGATCCTCGGCGTCGGCGACGAGGCCAAGCTGACGAAGCCGGACGGCACCTTCCCCGGGATCAACCGGGTCCTGCTCGTCGACGGTCTGGCCGTCGCCTCGGGCGGCGCCACGTCGTCCTCGGCCACCACCTGCTTCGTGGAGTCCACGGCCGGCGTCGGCGAGGGAGCGCGCACGGGCATGGCCAACGTGGTGACCGGCGCCCTGTTCGCCGTCTCCCTCTTCCTCACCCCGCTGGCGACGATGGTCCCCTCCCAGGCGGCGACGCCCGCCCTGGTGGCGGTGGGCTTCCTGATCCTGGCCGGCTCCGTCAGGGACATCGACTGGAGCGACTTCACCATCGCCGTCCCCGCCTTCCTGGCGATGGTGATGATGCCCTTCACCTACTCGATCACCAACGGCATCGGCATCGGCTTCATCAGCTTCTGCACCCTGCGCCTGACGACCGGCCGGGCCCGCGGCGTCCCGGTTGCCATGTGGGTGGTGGCCGCCGTGTTCGTCTTCTACTACGCGATGCCGGCCCTCGGCCTGACGTAG
- a CDS encoding ribbon-helix-helix protein, CopG family — MGTHVLSMRIDGELLDRLRDHAAKRGMSVQDYVVRTLIRDDFDERFKAAVDETEKFYGLT, encoded by the coding sequence ATGGGGACTCATGTGCTGAGCATGCGCATAGACGGGGAGCTGCTCGACCGCCTCCGCGATCACGCCGCCAAACGCGGAATGAGCGTCCAGGACTATGTCGTCCGGACGCTCATTCGCGATGACTTCGACGAGCGCTTCAAGGCGGCCGTCGACGAGACGGAGAAGTTCTACGGGCTCACCTGA
- a CDS encoding MarR family winged helix-turn-helix transcriptional regulator — protein MHDLSHGDDAAAVNDLRSAVMRLGRRLKHQRVDESLSPTEMSVLGTLARCGQATPGELARREHVQPPSMTRIVALLEAKGLVRLEPHPDDRRQKVVSQTEEAEAMLEESRRKRNAFLAGLAAELTEDEWAKLRAAAPVLEKLAHL, from the coding sequence ATGCACGACCTTTCCCATGGCGACGACGCCGCCGCCGTGAACGACCTCCGCTCCGCCGTCATGCGGCTGGGCCGCCGGCTCAAGCACCAGCGCGTCGACGAGTCACTGAGCCCGACCGAGATGTCGGTGCTCGGCACGCTCGCCCGCTGCGGCCAGGCCACCCCCGGCGAGCTGGCGCGGCGCGAGCACGTGCAGCCGCCGTCGATGACGCGCATCGTCGCGCTGCTGGAGGCCAAGGGACTGGTACGGCTGGAGCCGCACCCCGACGACCGCCGCCAGAAGGTGGTCAGCCAGACGGAGGAAGCCGAAGCGATGCTCGAAGAGAGCCGTCGCAAGCGCAACGCCTTCCTGGCCGGGCTCGCGGCCGAGCTCACCGAGGACGAATGGGCCAAGCTGCGTGCCGCGGCGCCCGTCCTGGAGAAGCTCGCGCACTTGTAA
- a CDS encoding MFS transporter: protein MSTGTGADSAPGHTSTTTRPASRNSMFSSLRIRNYRLFATGQVVSNTGTWMQRIAQDWLVLSLTGSASAVGITIALQFLPMLVFGLYGGVLADRLPKRPLLLATQGAMGLTGVALAALTLAGHVQVWHVYLAAFALGLVTVLDNPARQTFVPEMVGKDQLANAVSLNSANFQSARLVGPAIAGVLITAVGSGWAFLLNGLSFAAPIAALLMMRTRELHPVERQPRGKGQLREGLRYVAGRPELVWPIVLVGFIGTFGFNFPIWLSAFVGNVFHGDAGTYGLFNTLIAAGSLAGALLAARRGHSRLRVLVAAAVLFGGLLVVTAFAPAYWLFAALLVPIGMFGLTVNVTANSSVQMATDPEMRGRVMALFMMVFTGGTPLGAPLVGWITDTYGARIGMAAGGAVSLTAALAIAVVLSRVGNLRVSLSRHGVTFVPTAGRQLVKAA from the coding sequence TTGAGTACGGGAACCGGAGCAGACTCCGCACCCGGCCACACATCCACCACTACGCGACCCGCGAGCCGGAACTCCATGTTCAGCTCGCTGAGGATCCGGAACTACCGGCTCTTCGCCACGGGACAGGTCGTCTCCAACACCGGTACCTGGATGCAGCGCATCGCCCAGGACTGGCTGGTCCTGTCCCTCACCGGCTCGGCCTCCGCGGTGGGCATCACCATCGCGCTGCAGTTCCTGCCGATGCTGGTGTTCGGCCTCTACGGAGGCGTACTCGCCGACCGGCTGCCGAAGCGGCCGCTGCTGCTGGCCACCCAGGGCGCCATGGGCCTGACGGGCGTCGCGCTCGCCGCGCTCACCCTCGCCGGACACGTGCAGGTCTGGCACGTGTACCTCGCCGCCTTCGCGCTCGGCCTGGTCACGGTCCTGGACAACCCGGCGCGCCAGACGTTCGTCCCGGAGATGGTCGGCAAGGACCAGCTCGCGAACGCGGTCAGCCTGAACTCCGCCAACTTCCAGTCCGCGCGGCTGGTCGGCCCGGCGATCGCCGGTGTGCTGATCACCGCCGTCGGCTCCGGCTGGGCCTTCCTGCTGAACGGACTGTCCTTCGCCGCGCCGATCGCCGCGCTGCTGATGATGCGGACGCGTGAACTCCACCCGGTGGAGCGGCAGCCGCGGGGGAAGGGGCAGCTGCGGGAGGGCCTGCGGTACGTCGCCGGGCGGCCCGAGCTGGTCTGGCCGATCGTGCTGGTCGGGTTCATCGGGACGTTCGGGTTCAACTTCCCGATCTGGCTGTCGGCGTTCGTGGGCAACGTCTTCCACGGGGACGCCGGAACCTACGGCCTGTTCAACACCCTCATCGCGGCGGGTTCCCTGGCGGGCGCCCTGCTGGCGGCCCGGCGCGGCCACTCGCGGCTGCGGGTGCTGGTCGCGGCGGCCGTGCTGTTCGGCGGGCTGCTGGTCGTGACGGCCTTCGCCCCGGCGTACTGGCTGTTCGCGGCGCTGCTGGTGCCGATCGGGATGTTCGGCCTGACGGTCAACGTCACCGCGAATTCGAGCGTGCAGATGGCGACCGACCCGGAGATGCGGGGCCGGGTGATGGCCCTGTTCATGATGGTCTTCACGGGCGGCACCCCGCTCGGGGCCCCGCTGGTGGGCTGGATCACCGACACGTACGGCGCCCGCATCGGCATGGCGGCGGGCGGCGCGGTCTCCCTGACCGCCGCGCTCGCCATCGCCGTGGTCCTCTCGCGCGTCGGCAACCTCCGCGTCAGCCTCTCCCGCCACGGCGTGACCTTCGTCCCGACGGCGGGCCGCCAGCTGGTCAAGGCGGCGTGA
- the thpR gene encoding RNA 2',3'-cyclic phosphodiesterase, translating into MRLFAAVMPPAAAVAELREAVRALTRDPALRWTAEASWHFTLAFMGEVRAELLPELHARLARAAARTEAFPLRIHGCGHFGDTALWAGAAGDLDRMRLLAERADAAARRAGIPMEQHRRYTPHLTLARGSRGASLRPHLDALAPFEGTPWQVDTLSLVRSNLPTHGIPGEQPRYEVVGAWPLSAAA; encoded by the coding sequence ATGAGGCTGTTCGCCGCCGTTATGCCCCCGGCCGCCGCCGTCGCGGAACTCCGCGAGGCCGTCCGGGCCCTCACCCGGGACCCCGCGCTCCGGTGGACCGCGGAAGCGTCCTGGCACTTCACGCTCGCCTTCATGGGCGAGGTACGGGCCGAGCTGCTCCCCGAGCTGCACGCCCGCCTCGCCCGGGCAGCAGCCCGCACGGAGGCGTTCCCCCTGCGCATCCACGGCTGCGGCCATTTCGGCGACACCGCCCTGTGGGCCGGCGCCGCGGGGGACCTCGACCGGATGCGGCTCCTCGCCGAGCGCGCCGACGCCGCCGCCCGCCGGGCCGGGATCCCGATGGAGCAGCACCGCCGCTACACCCCGCACCTCACGCTCGCGCGCGGCTCCCGCGGTGCCTCGCTCCGCCCCCACCTCGACGCCCTCGCCCCCTTCGAGGGCACGCCCTGGCAGGTCGACACCCTCAGCCTGGTGCGCAGCAACCTGCCCACCCACGGGATCCCCGGCGAGCAGCCCCGCTACGAAGTGGTCGGCGCCTGGCCCCTGTCCGCCGCCGCGTAG
- a CDS encoding aldo/keto reductase, which translates to MKYTQLGRTGLKVSRLVLGTMNFGPQTDEPTSHGILDAALDAGLNFVDTANVYGWGENKGRTEAIIGTWFAQGGGRRDKTVLATKVYGDMTADGGGPWPNHDRLSALNIRRAVDASLKRLQTDYIDVYQFHHVDRRTPFEEIWQAIDVLVRQGKILYAGSSNFPGYKIAQANETAARRGSFGLVSEQCLYNLAERRAEMEVIPAAQEYGLGVIPWSPLHGGLLGGVIKKEAQGGRRASGRSADALANSTVRAQVQAYEDLLDKHGLEPGETALAWLLSRPGVTGPIVGPRTSEQLDSALRALELELDDELLTALDEIFPGPGPSPEAFAW; encoded by the coding sequence ATGAAGTACACGCAGCTCGGACGCACCGGACTCAAAGTCAGCCGACTCGTCCTCGGCACGATGAACTTCGGTCCGCAGACAGACGAACCGACCAGCCACGGCATCCTGGACGCCGCCCTCGACGCGGGCCTGAACTTCGTGGACACCGCCAACGTCTACGGCTGGGGCGAGAACAAGGGCCGCACCGAGGCGATCATCGGCACCTGGTTCGCCCAGGGCGGTGGCCGCCGGGACAAGACGGTCCTGGCCACCAAGGTCTACGGGGACATGACCGCCGACGGCGGCGGCCCCTGGCCCAACCACGACCGCCTGTCGGCCCTCAACATCCGCAGGGCCGTCGACGCCAGCCTCAAGCGGCTGCAGACCGACTACATCGACGTCTACCAGTTCCACCACGTCGACCGCCGGACGCCCTTCGAGGAGATCTGGCAGGCCATCGACGTCCTGGTCCGGCAGGGCAAGATCCTCTACGCGGGCTCCTCCAACTTCCCCGGCTACAAGATCGCCCAGGCCAACGAGACCGCCGCCCGGCGCGGGTCGTTCGGGCTGGTCAGCGAGCAGTGCCTGTACAACCTCGCCGAACGGCGCGCCGAGATGGAGGTCATCCCGGCCGCCCAGGAGTACGGCCTCGGCGTCATCCCCTGGTCCCCGCTGCACGGCGGGCTGCTCGGCGGTGTCATCAAGAAGGAGGCGCAGGGCGGGCGCCGCGCCTCGGGCCGCTCGGCGGACGCGCTGGCCAACAGCACCGTGCGGGCGCAGGTGCAGGCGTACGAGGACCTCCTCGACAAGCACGGCCTGGAGCCCGGCGAGACGGCTCTGGCCTGGCTGCTGAGCCGGCCCGGGGTCACCGGACCGATCGTCGGCCCCCGTACGTCCGAGCAGCTCGACAGCGCCCTGCGCGCGCTGGAACTGGAGCTGGACGACGAACTGCTGACGGCGCTGGACGAGATCTTCCCCGGCCCCGGTCCGTCCCCGGAGGCCTTCGCCTGGTGA
- a CDS encoding GDSL-type esterase/lipase family protein — protein MRFMFVGDSMTIGRAGDYTWRYRMWQHLCATLGDSFRIVGPRSALYDAAADAPVSHAYADPAFPQDARRHLAGWGEGWQHMAPLIGPAVAAAGPDVLLVSLGLIDLGFYTDAPQTAVNVRGFIARARAARPGIRMVLLPVIPNVRADYDAPFAAQVARFNELLAKAVADLSTPASPILLAARPQGYELGQDTYDGTHPNASGEHRLAAEFASALHQAWSVGGPYRPAAV, from the coding sequence ATGCGTTTCATGTTCGTCGGCGATTCCATGACCATCGGACGCGCCGGCGACTACACCTGGCGCTACCGGATGTGGCAGCACCTGTGCGCCACCCTGGGCGACTCCTTCCGCATCGTCGGCCCGCGCAGCGCGCTGTACGACGCGGCGGCCGACGCGCCCGTCAGCCACGCGTACGCCGACCCCGCGTTCCCGCAGGACGCCCGCCGCCACCTGGCCGGGTGGGGCGAGGGCTGGCAGCACATGGCCCCGCTGATCGGCCCGGCGGTCGCCGCCGCCGGGCCGGACGTGCTGCTCGTGTCGCTCGGGCTGATAGACCTCGGCTTCTACACGGACGCGCCGCAGACCGCCGTCAACGTCCGCGGGTTCATCGCGCGGGCCCGCGCCGCCCGCCCCGGCATCCGGATGGTCCTGCTCCCCGTCATACCGAACGTCCGGGCCGACTACGACGCGCCCTTCGCCGCCCAGGTGGCCCGCTTCAACGAGCTGCTCGCCAAGGCGGTGGCGGACCTCTCCACCCCCGCCTCGCCGATCCTGCTGGCCGCGCGCCCGCAGGGCTACGAGCTGGGTCAGGACACGTACGACGGCACGCACCCCAACGCCTCCGGTGAACACCGCCTGGCGGCCGAGTTCGCGTCGGCACTCCACCAGGCGTGGTCCGTCGGCGGCCCCTACCGGCCGGCCGCCGTCTGA
- a CDS encoding WD40 repeat domain-containing protein, protein MRLLPILTAFAAAVVLTGSPAAAAAAPGASDFTIQDPRIKESSGLAASRVHPGVYWTHNDSDDGPYVYAVDSATGRTVARVTLTGIGRPRDVEAISLGPDGQLYVADIGDNRDGTWDHVWIYRFPEPRELGDATVKAEQFTVRYADGPRNAEALMVHPVTGRVYIASKNERTGGLYEGPERLSADGTNVFRRIADVPWVTDGAFSPDGGRLTLRGYFFARTYPWKDGRPQGAGEPVSAPWQGQAESVTYSADGSALMFGSEGVNSRVVAVPVRPAQTAPPTSAAPVPGTPSAPAQQEPRPGTFTKGALTLVVATALVLAGRRLVRRRKR, encoded by the coding sequence ATGCGCCTGCTGCCGATCTTGACCGCCTTCGCCGCCGCCGTCGTCCTCACCGGTTCCCCGGCGGCGGCAGCCGCCGCCCCCGGTGCCTCGGACTTCACCATCCAGGACCCGCGCATCAAGGAGTCCAGCGGACTCGCGGCCAGCCGCGTCCACCCGGGCGTCTACTGGACCCACAACGACAGCGACGACGGCCCGTACGTGTACGCCGTCGACTCCGCGACCGGCCGGACGGTGGCGCGGGTGACGCTGACGGGCATCGGGCGGCCGCGCGACGTCGAGGCGATCTCGCTGGGCCCGGACGGGCAGCTGTACGTCGCCGACATCGGGGACAACAGGGACGGCACCTGGGACCACGTCTGGATCTACCGCTTCCCGGAACCAAGGGAGTTGGGGGACGCGACGGTCAAGGCGGAGCAGTTCACGGTGCGGTACGCGGACGGCCCGCGCAACGCGGAGGCGCTGATGGTGCATCCGGTGACGGGCAGGGTCTACATCGCGAGCAAGAACGAGCGGACCGGCGGGCTCTACGAGGGACCCGAGCGGCTGTCGGCCGACGGCACCAACGTGTTCCGGCGGATCGCGGACGTGCCGTGGGTGACGGACGGGGCGTTCTCGCCGGACGGCGGCCGGCTGACGCTGCGCGGGTACTTCTTCGCGAGGACGTACCCGTGGAAGGACGGGCGGCCGCAGGGCGCCGGCGAGCCGGTGTCCGCGCCCTGGCAGGGGCAGGCGGAGTCGGTGACGTACTCGGCGGACGGCTCGGCGCTGATGTTCGGCTCGGAGGGGGTGAACAGCCGGGTCGTCGCGGTCCCGGTGCGCCCGGCGCAGACCGCCCCGCCCACCTCGGCCGCCCCCGTCCCGGGCACCCCGTCCGCTCCCGCGCAGCAGGAGCCGCGACCGGGCACCTTCACCAAGGGCGCCCTGACCCTCGTCGTGGCCACGGCCCTGGTCCTGGCCGGCCGTCGTCTCGTCCGCCGCCGCAAGCGCTGA
- a CDS encoding DUF3027 domain-containing protein, giving the protein MSAATTRSRTPDRLCAEAVDLARAAAEEAAAPGVVGGHLSVVSEGDRVVTHFFECKDPAYRGWRWAVTVTRASRAKLVTLDETVLLPGDDALLAPEWVPWSERLRPGDLGPGDLLPTEADDLRLEPGWTGEDAPPPNSVVSEEMAELVEAEDADVTDRVVVPVRGSITSVAEELGMRRARVLSRYGLHSAADRWDEAFGAKTPMAQAAPASCVSCGFLVKVGGSLGQAFGVCANEFSPADGRLVSLSYGCGGHSEAAVMPKPLRPAPPVLDSMGSDEFVLRPAEDTGSVPVADLPPADLGHS; this is encoded by the coding sequence GTGAGTGCTGCGACGACGCGAAGCCGTACCCCCGACCGCCTGTGTGCCGAGGCGGTAGACCTCGCCCGTGCGGCGGCCGAGGAGGCCGCCGCCCCCGGAGTGGTGGGCGGGCACCTCTCCGTCGTCTCCGAGGGCGACCGGGTCGTCACCCACTTCTTCGAGTGCAAGGACCCCGCCTACCGGGGCTGGCGGTGGGCCGTCACCGTCACGCGCGCCTCCCGCGCCAAGCTCGTCACCCTCGACGAAACGGTGCTCCTCCCGGGCGACGACGCGCTGCTCGCCCCCGAATGGGTGCCGTGGAGCGAGCGGCTGCGGCCCGGTGACCTCGGCCCCGGCGACCTGCTGCCCACCGAGGCCGATGACCTGCGGCTGGAGCCGGGCTGGACGGGCGAGGACGCGCCGCCGCCGAACTCGGTGGTCTCCGAGGAGATGGCCGAGCTGGTCGAGGCGGAGGACGCGGACGTCACCGACCGGGTCGTGGTGCCGGTACGGGGCTCCATCACCTCGGTCGCCGAGGAGCTCGGCATGCGCCGGGCGCGGGTGCTGTCGCGGTACGGGCTGCACAGTGCGGCGGACCGCTGGGACGAGGCGTTCGGGGCGAAGACCCCGATGGCGCAGGCGGCGCCGGCGTCGTGCGTGTCGTGCGGGTTCCTCGTCAAGGTCGGCGGCTCGCTGGGGCAGGCCTTCGGGGTGTGCGCGAACGAGTTCAGTCCGGCGGACGGGCGGCTGGTGTCGCTGTCCTACGGGTGCGGCGGGCATTCGGAGGCCGCGGTCATGCCGAAGCCCTTGCGGCCGGCGCCGCCGGTGCTCGACTCGATGGGCTCGGACGAGTTCGTCCTGCGGCCGGCCGAGGACACCGGGTCGGTGCCGGTGGCGGACCTTCCCCCGGCGGACCTGGGCCACTCCTGA
- a CDS encoding MFS transporter gives MTPVRSSADGPGPARRAGRAVGRALHLPITGTARGIRRATHAHGAGESGLGKLIELHAINGAGDVMITVALASTVFFSVPTDEARGRVALYLAITMAPFTLLAPVIGPLLDRLPHGRRAAMASAMLARALLAVMMSGAVATGGLELYPAALGVLVASKAYGVVRSAVVPRLLPPKFSLVKANSRVTLAGLLATGAAAPVGAGLQTIGPPWPLYGACAIFIWGTFAAFTLPHKVDEAKGERRARLSTHEAHSRRPGLRTISRPVLCGLLANASMRVLSGFLIFFLAFLLREHPLAGQSAAVSLGIVGVAAGVGNAGGTAVGAWLRARAPETIIAAVLTATLGVAVLAAVFFSGLMVAVLGATAGFCQALAKLSLDAMIQRDVPEAVRTSAFARSETLLQMAWVLGGGIGIVLPLNGVLGMSVAAAVVATGTTLALRGRLITSHQPGSSRPRVA, from the coding sequence GTGACACCCGTACGGTCGTCCGCCGACGGCCCGGGACCGGCCAGGCGGGCCGGCCGGGCCGTCGGTCGTGCCCTGCACCTCCCGATCACCGGGACGGCCCGCGGGATCCGGCGGGCCACGCACGCGCACGGGGCGGGTGAATCGGGGCTCGGCAAGCTCATCGAGCTGCACGCCATCAACGGCGCCGGCGATGTGATGATCACGGTGGCCCTGGCGTCGACGGTGTTCTTCTCCGTCCCCACGGACGAGGCACGCGGCCGTGTGGCCCTGTACCTCGCCATCACCATGGCCCCCTTCACCCTGCTGGCCCCGGTGATCGGTCCGCTGCTGGACCGGCTGCCGCACGGGCGGCGGGCCGCGATGGCGAGCGCGATGCTCGCGCGGGCGCTGCTGGCGGTGATGATGTCGGGCGCGGTGGCCACGGGCGGGCTGGAGCTGTATCCGGCGGCGCTGGGCGTCCTGGTCGCGTCGAAGGCGTACGGGGTCGTGCGCAGCGCCGTGGTACCCAGACTGCTCCCGCCGAAGTTCTCACTCGTCAAGGCGAACTCCCGGGTCACGCTGGCCGGGCTGCTGGCCACGGGCGCGGCGGCGCCGGTCGGGGCCGGGCTCCAGACGATCGGCCCGCCGTGGCCGCTGTACGGGGCCTGCGCGATCTTCATCTGGGGGACCTTCGCGGCGTTCACGCTGCCGCACAAGGTGGACGAGGCGAAGGGGGAGCGGCGGGCGCGGCTGTCCACGCACGAGGCCCACTCGCGCAGGCCGGGGCTGCGGACGATCAGCCGGCCGGTGCTGTGCGGACTGCTCGCGAACGCCTCGATGCGGGTGCTGTCCGGGTTCCTGATCTTCTTCCTGGCGTTCCTGCTGCGCGAACACCCCCTGGCGGGGCAGAGCGCGGCGGTGTCGCTGGGCATCGTCGGCGTGGCGGCGGGCGTCGGCAACGCGGGCGGTACGGCGGTGGGCGCCTGGCTGCGGGCGCGGGCCCCGGAGACCATCATCGCGGCGGTGCTGACGGCCACCCTCGGGGTCGCGGTGCTGGCGGCGGTGTTCTTCAGCGGGCTGATGGTGGCGGTGCTGGGCGCCACGGCCGGTTTCTGCCAGGCCCTCGCGAAGCTCTCCCTGGACGCGATGATCCAGCGCGACGTCCCGGAGGCGGTGCGCACGTCGGCCTTCGCCCGCTCGGAGACGCTGCTCCAGATGGCGTGGGTCCTGGGCGGCGGGATAGGCATCGTGCTGCCGCTGAACGGCGTACTGGGCATGTCGGTGGCGGCCGCCGTCGTGGCCACCGGCACCACCCTCGCCCTCCGCGGCCGCCTCATCACCTCCCACCAGCCGGGCTCCTCCCGGCCCAGGGTGGCCTAG
- a CDS encoding DUF2771 domain-containing protein encodes MTAPLIPGRARRSVAALGAVSAGLLLISACDNAKPTPLATVTVGSSTVSAQAACRPAKGEELSIEKVQACLANVKDAKTIEYGRGDTLRLGVEPAVVEDDKKWQAVLDGQPITEPSANTYRSFAGADVFATGGQGEAPASKMLGFVQVGPDGKPLAVWSFKVKLK; translated from the coding sequence ATGACCGCACCGCTTATCCCGGGTAGGGCCCGCCGCAGCGTCGCGGCCCTCGGAGCCGTGTCCGCCGGCCTCCTCCTCATCTCGGCCTGCGACAACGCCAAGCCGACCCCCCTCGCGACCGTGACCGTCGGCAGCTCGACGGTGTCCGCGCAGGCCGCCTGCCGCCCCGCCAAGGGCGAGGAACTCTCCATCGAGAAGGTCCAGGCCTGCCTCGCCAACGTCAAGGACGCCAAGACCATCGAGTACGGCCGCGGCGACACGCTGCGCCTGGGCGTCGAGCCCGCCGTCGTCGAGGACGACAAGAAGTGGCAGGCGGTCCTCGACGGACAGCCGATCACCGAGCCCTCCGCGAACACCTACCGCAGCTTCGCGGGCGCCGACGTCTTCGCCACCGGCGGCCAGGGCGAGGCCCCCGCCTCGAAGATGCTGGGCTTCGTCCAGGTCGGCCCGGACGGCAAGCCGCTCGCCGTCTGGTCCTTCAAGGTCAAGCTCAAGTAG
- a CDS encoding futalosine hydrolase produces the protein MRVLIVTAVAAEADSVTAGLTPHPDPVTPEPRTLPGRYPIHRRDLPGLAADVLVGGVGPAAVAAATATALALADYSLVVSAGIGGGFLPAAPPGSLVVADAIVAADLGAETPDGFLPVDALGFGHSVHLPPAELAARAAEATGALLAPVLTVSTVTGTAARAAGLAARHPLAGAEAMEGFGVAEAAAAHGLPVLEVRAVSNPVGPRDRDAWRIGDALTALAEGFHALGPVLVHWGEHHERHP, from the coding sequence GTGCGCGTGCTCATCGTGACCGCCGTGGCCGCGGAGGCAGACTCCGTGACCGCCGGTCTGACCCCTCATCCGGATCCGGTCACCCCGGAGCCGCGCACGCTGCCCGGCCGGTATCCGATCCACCGCCGGGACCTGCCCGGTCTCGCCGCCGACGTGCTCGTCGGCGGCGTCGGGCCGGCCGCCGTCGCGGCCGCCACGGCCACCGCGCTGGCGCTGGCCGACTACTCGCTCGTCGTCTCCGCCGGCATCGGCGGCGGGTTCCTGCCCGCCGCCCCGCCCGGCTCCCTCGTCGTCGCCGACGCGATCGTCGCCGCCGACCTCGGGGCCGAGACACCCGACGGGTTCCTGCCGGTGGACGCGCTCGGCTTCGGCCACAGCGTGCACCTGCCGCCCGCCGAGCTCGCCGCCCGGGCCGCCGAGGCCACCGGCGCGCTGCTCGCGCCCGTCCTCACCGTCTCCACCGTCACCGGTACCGCCGCGCGGGCCGCCGGGCTCGCCGCCCGGCACCCCCTCGCCGGCGCCGAGGCCATGGAGGGCTTCGGCGTGGCGGAGGCGGCCGCCGCGCACGGGCTCCCCGTCCTGGAGGTCCGGGCGGTGTCCAATCCCGTCGGGCCCCGCGACCGGGACGCCTGGCGGATCGGGGACGCCCTGACCGCGCTCGCCGAGGGCTTCCACGCGCTGGG